In Blastococcus saxobsidens DD2, the genomic stretch AGCGCCTCGCCGTCCTTCCACTCCTGCGACTGACGGTCGAAGGTCCGCGGCGTGGAGGCCACGGTGAAGTTCGCGACGGCAGCGCCCGACGGCGTGAAGCGCAGCTCCGGATCGGCGGTCAGGTTGCCGATGACGGTGATGACGGTTTCGCCGGCCATGGTCAGTGGACCTCGGGCCGCATCAGCTTCGTGCGCAGGACCGACTCGTTCAGGTTGAGCTGCCGGTCGAGCTCGGAGACGGCGGCGGGCTCGGCATCGATGTCGATGACCGCGTAGATGCCCTCGGCCTGCTTCTGGATCTCGTAGGCCATGCGGCGACGGCCCCAGATGTCGACCTTGGCGACCGTTCCACCGGACTTGGTGATGACGGTCAGGAACCGGTCGAGCGAGGGCGCGATCGTGCGCTCCTCGAGATCGGGGTCGAGGATGACCATCAGTTCGTAGTGACGCACGGAGAACCCCACCTCCTCTGGTCTCAGCGGCTGCAGGGAATCTGCAGCAGGAGGGTCGTACACGCGTCGCGCGCCCCGGCAGGAGCCGGAACGCGCTGTCGACACCCTACCAGCGCCGCGGGGCGGGGAGGGAGCTGCCCGGCTCAGCGCGGCTCGCGGGCCGCCTGCGACCGGCGTGGTCGCCCTGCACCATCGGTAGAGGTG encodes the following:
- the rpsF gene encoding 30S ribosomal protein S6, which gives rise to MRHYELMVILDPDLEERTIAPSLDRFLTVITKSGGTVAKVDIWGRRRMAYEIQKQAEGIYAVIDIDAEPAAVSELDRQLNLNESVLRTKLMRPEVH